The segment ACTCACAGAAGAAACGATCATCAATGGCACCATTAAATCATAACCTCCGGTAATTTCACCTATAAGGAAAATGGCAGTTAAAGGCGCATGAAACAAGCCACTCAGAATTCCCGCCATGCCCACAATGGTAAAATTAGCTATTGGCAAATGATGTGTGAAGTTTAGAAGATTAACTGTTTTGGCCACAAAAAAACCAAGATACGAACCCACAAAAAGCGAGGGTGCAAAATTTCCTCCGTTACCACCGCTACCCAAAGTTAATCCGGTGGCAAAAGCTTTTAGCAACATCGTTACGCCAACAAACGCCAATAGAATCCATTCGCTGCTTTTGAACGGTTCGAGCATGGTGTTGTTTAATAAAATGTTTGGGTTTTTGGATGCTAATGTTTTGATGCTTTCGTAACCTTCACCAAAAAGCGTTGGAAAAAAGAAAATCAAAACCGCTAAAATAGTAGCACCAAATAAAGCTCTGCGATAGCCTTTGTTCCTAAAAGTCCCGAAAAAATTTTCAATTCGTTGAAAGTTTCGGGCATGATAAATAGATGCAAAGCCTGCTAAGACTCCAAGTAAAATATAAAAAGGTGTGTTGTGATAATCAAATTTTAATGTCTGCTCAAAATTCAGAATGGTATCCGGACTCAAAGTAACTTTAGACATCAGCGCACCGGTTGCTGCTGATATTATAATAGGAATAAAAGCTGAAATCGAAACATCGGTCAGCACCACTTCGATAGCAAATAAAACTCCTGCAATGGGCGCATTAAAAGCAGCTCCGATTCCGGCTGCGACACCGCAGGCTAAGAGTAAAATTCTATCCTTTTGTGACAAATGATATTTCTGCGCGAAGTTGGAACCAAATGCCGCACCGGTAATTACAATCGGGCTTTCCAATCCGGCGGAACCACCAAGACCAACGGTTAAGGAACTTGTTACGATTTGGGCATACATTTGTTTTTTTGGAACGATACCGCCTTTTTTCGCTACAGCATAAAGTATTTTGGAACTTCCTTTTTCCAAACTGTTACCAAGGAAATTGCGAATTACAAAAACGGTCAGTAAAATTCCGGCAATTGGCAGTAAACTATTGATATAGGGAAGCTTTAAAAACCCATTGATATCATTAGCCCAAAGGAAAATATTGTGTGCAAAACTTTTAAGAATAATTACGGCGATGGAACACGTAATTGCCACAAGAACACTCGCCAGGTAGATAAAATTCCGCTCGCTCAGCCTGTCTTTCAGAAGGTGCATCAAGTTTTCTATTCTTCTGAAAATACTCCTGAAAACAATTTTAAAAAAAGAAGCTTTACTCGTTGGCATTTATTCAAATCTTTGAATCAGCTAATATAAGACATATTATTACTTCCTAAAAGGGCAAAAATGTAATATTGTCCATTTTAGGAAGTAATTTTTAATGCTGATTATTATTCTTTGAGTTTGGTTAATTTCCAGTGAATGGTGTCCAATTCATAATACATTTCAGTACTATGGTCTGGCCCGTCAACTCCAACATAAACTTTACCATTACGTTGATTTTCAAGGACAAAATTGTGATTTTCAAATAAGCTGTCTTTTGGAAAATCCTTAATGATTTTAGTTGTTTTGTTTTTTGAATCCTTTACAAAGATTTGTGTTTTAAAGATTTCATTTCCGGGAGAATTGTCACGATTTTTCACATGAGCTTTGAATCTGAAATATTTTTTACTAACCATACGATATCTTAATTCATTTTGCCAAGGATGCTTGCCATATTGTACTTTCTCGCCAAAGTAATTGTAAATAGGACTTTCGTATATAGCAACCTTGTTTTTGTAAATGCCATTGGAATATGCTTTTCCAAATTCGGGTTGCAATACATATTTTCCTTCTGTATATTTCGTAATGTACTTTGTTTCCAGTTGATAAAGCACTTGCTTATCATTTAAGGTATCCTTAAAAACATAAGTATTAGTGTTATCCAATGCGGCAATAGTGCATTTTTTCAGATGACTGAAACGAGAGGCTATTTTGTCTAGTAACTCTTTTTTACTGACTGGTTTAATTCTTTTGAATTTTTTCTTTTTCCTGTCAATAGTGTAATATTCATTCATTGGAAGATTCTTAGAATTACTGCCACTAATTGATCCATACCAATCACCAATAGAATCTAAATCATAGATTGTTTTTCCGTAATCCCTTTTAAGGACGACCCAATCATTATGGTTTTTTTCATATTGCAGCTTTGTGATAGTAACAATGCTTTTATCCAAATGGCATAATATGGTATCGTCTTCCTTATTTTTCAGGACTAAAAGACAGCTATCCGTTTCTTTATTGGCATACAATGTTGCATTTTTTCTAAACGGCGTATTTTCTGAATCCCAATAAGGATAATAGGTAA is part of the Flavobacterium sangjuense genome and harbors:
- a CDS encoding chloride channel protein, with translation MPTSKASFFKIVFRSIFRRIENLMHLLKDRLSERNFIYLASVLVAITCSIAVIILKSFAHNIFLWANDINGFLKLPYINSLLPIAGILLTVFVIRNFLGNSLEKGSSKILYAVAKKGGIVPKKQMYAQIVTSSLTVGLGGSAGLESPIVITGAAFGSNFAQKYHLSQKDRILLLACGVAAGIGAAFNAPIAGVLFAIEVVLTDVSISAFIPIIISAATGALMSKVTLSPDTILNFEQTLKFDYHNTPFYILLGVLAGFASIYHARNFQRIENFFGTFRNKGYRRALFGATILAVLIFFFPTLFGEGYESIKTLASKNPNILLNNTMLEPFKSSEWILLAFVGVTMLLKAFATGLTLGSGGNGGNFAPSLFVGSYLGFFVAKTVNLLNFTHHLPIANFTIVGMAGILSGLFHAPLTAIFLIGEITGGYDLMVPLMIVSSVSYAVSKQFEKHSMDVKALADKGDVFTSDKDKNILQSINFYNLVQQNYRTLTLQDSPAEAVTIFSSTDQKIIPVIDENKVLIGLIDFDEVKAFIFNPNHVKFMSMSEIISQPKELILFEDKPEKIMTLFETSKANILPVIHKGKYVGFLSKIDVLENYRQRLKEMIID